Proteins encoded within one genomic window of Xiphophorus maculatus strain JP 163 A chromosome 11, X_maculatus-5.0-male, whole genome shotgun sequence:
- the pigl gene encoding N-acetylglucosaminyl-phosphatidylinositol de-N-acetylase produces the protein MYVYLVLFAVLSYLVCIKCIYNRQWHALRSSLKRTFNVSSERKTVGADVRALVVTAHPDDECMFFAPTIIRLVELNASVHLLCLSEGNYYHQGSQRREELLKSCAVLGIPASRVTIINHEKLPDDPKAEWSVSLVSSAVLRLVTDRCINMVLTFDGRGVSGHANHVAIYKAVRHVASTGELPKECVLLALETIGLLRKYTSFLDLPFSWFLPSHLHCVVGPKGYKQAKAAMLCHRSQLLWFRYLYITFSRYMFTNTFQVVPQGPKNLKIY, from the exons ATGTATGTTTACCTAGTCCTCTTCGCCGTTTTATCCTATTTAGTTTgtataaaatgcatttacaaTCGACAATGGCACGCTTTGAGGAGCTCGCTGAAACGTACCTTCAACGTTTcgtcagagagaaaaacagttgGCGCTGACGTCAGAGCTCTGGTGGTTACTGCGCATCCGGATGATGAGTGCATGTTCTTTGCCCCAACGATCATACGACTAGTTGAATTAAATGCCAGCGTACACCTGCTGTGCTTGTCTGAAG GGAACTACTATCATCAGGGATCTCAGCGCAGAGAAGAACTTCTCAAAAGCTGTGCTGTGTTGGGGATACCAGCCTCCAGAGTCACCATCATAAACCACGA AAAACTTCCAGATGATCCCAAAGCCGAATGGAGCGTCTCATTAGTCTCCTCTGCAGTACTGAGGCTCGTTACAGATCGCTGCATCAACATG GTGCTGACCTTTGACGGAAGAGGTGTGAGCGGTCATGCCAATCACGTAGCAATCTATAAAGCTGTCAG ACATGTTGCTTCTACTGGTGAATTGCCTAAAG AGTGTGTGTTGCTCGCCTTGGAAACCATAGGCCTTCTAAGGAAGTACACCTCCTTCCTGGACCTTCCCTTCAGCTGGTTTCTACCGTCACACCTCCACTGTGTTGTTGGCCCAAAAGGCTACAAGCAAGCCAAA GCTGCCATGCTGTGTCATCGCTCTCAGCTTCTCTGGTTTCGGTATCTCTACATCACCTTCTCGAGGTACATGTTCACAAACACGTTCCAGGTCGTTCCACAAGGACCGAAGAATCTGAAGATCTACTGA
- the cenpv gene encoding centromere protein V isoform X6: MTAFLSLRMELVKHSGGCHCGAVRFEVWSSPDLHVFHCNFSSCSVCTKKQNHHFIVPKSRFTLLQGVDNLTTYTFQTHVAKHTFCKTCGVQSFYTPRSNPDGYGVAPHCLDPGTVRSIIVEKFCGEKWEESMQAHKSIKDMSKPEGDML; the protein is encoded by the exons AATGGAGCTTGTGAAACACTCTGGTGGATGCCACTGTGGAGCTGTTAGATTTGAAGTCTGGAGTTCCCCTGACCTTCATGTATTTCACTGCAA TTTCTCTAGTTGTAGTGTCTGCacgaaaaaacaaaaccaccatTTCATCGTCCCGAAGAGTCGCTTTACTCTCTTACAG GGAGTTGACAATCTGACGACCTATACCTTCCAGACTCATGTTGCTAAACACACCTTCTGTAAAACCTGTGGAGTTCAAAGTTTCTACACACCACGATCCAATCCTGATGGATATG GCGTTGCTCCACACTGTCTGGATCCAGGAACTGTGCGCAGCATCATTGTGGAGAAGTTTTGCGGGGAGAAGTGGGAAGAAAGCATGCAAGCTCACAAGAGCATCAAAGACATGTCTAAACCTGAAGGGGACATGCTGTAA
- the cenpv gene encoding centromere protein V isoform X7, with protein MYLKMELVKHSGGCHCGAVRFEVWSSPDLHVFHCNFSSCSVCTKKQNHHFIVPKSRFTLLQGVDNLTTYTFQTHVAKHTFCKTCGVQSFYTPRSNPDGYGVAPHCLDPGTVRSIIVEKFCGEKWEESMQAHKSIKDMSKPEGDML; from the exons ATGTACCTAAA AATGGAGCTTGTGAAACACTCTGGTGGATGCCACTGTGGAGCTGTTAGATTTGAAGTCTGGAGTTCCCCTGACCTTCATGTATTTCACTGCAA TTTCTCTAGTTGTAGTGTCTGCacgaaaaaacaaaaccaccatTTCATCGTCCCGAAGAGTCGCTTTACTCTCTTACAG GGAGTTGACAATCTGACGACCTATACCTTCCAGACTCATGTTGCTAAACACACCTTCTGTAAAACCTGTGGAGTTCAAAGTTTCTACACACCACGATCCAATCCTGATGGATATG GCGTTGCTCCACACTGTCTGGATCCAGGAACTGTGCGCAGCATCATTGTGGAGAAGTTTTGCGGGGAGAAGTGGGAAGAAAGCATGCAAGCTCACAAGAGCATCAAAGACATGTCTAAACCTGAAGGGGACATGCTGTAA
- the cenpv gene encoding centromere protein V isoform X10: MELVKHSGGCHCGAVRFEVWSSPDLHVFHCNCSVCTKKQNHHFIVPKSRFTLLQGVDNLTTYTFQTHVAKHTFCKTCGVQSFYTPRSNPDGYGVAPHCLDPGTVRSIIVEKFCGEKWEESMQAHKSIKDMSKPEGDML; encoded by the exons ATGGAGCTTGTGAAACACTCTGGTGGATGCCACTGTGGAGCTGTTAGATTTGAAGTCTGGAGTTCCCCTGACCTTCATGTATTTCACTGCAA TTGTAGTGTCTGCacgaaaaaacaaaaccaccatTTCATCGTCCCGAAGAGTCGCTTTACTCTCTTACAG GGAGTTGACAATCTGACGACCTATACCTTCCAGACTCATGTTGCTAAACACACCTTCTGTAAAACCTGTGGAGTTCAAAGTTTCTACACACCACGATCCAATCCTGATGGATATG GCGTTGCTCCACACTGTCTGGATCCAGGAACTGTGCGCAGCATCATTGTGGAGAAGTTTTGCGGGGAGAAGTGGGAAGAAAGCATGCAAGCTCACAAGAGCATCAAAGACATGTCTAAACCTGAAGGGGACATGCTGTAA
- the cenpv gene encoding centromere protein V isoform X3, producing MCFFTSAVLCPSPCWKQLSAISTSFRKTTHKEELGLAHTLYALISWIGRLEYSGWVQISRMELVKHSGGCHCGAVRFEVWSSPDLHVFHCNVCTKKQNHHFIVPKSRFTLLQGVDNLTTYTFQTHVAKHTFCKTCGVQSFYTPRSNPDGYGVAPHCLDPGTVRSIIVEKFCGEKWEESMQAHKSIKDMSKPEGDML from the exons ATGTGTTTCTTCACGTCAGCTGTACTTTGCCCTTCCCCTTGCTGGAAGCAATTATCAGCTATCTCAACGAGTTTCAGGAAAACAACACATAAAGAAGAACTAGGCCTAGCCCATACACT GTATGCTCTGATTTCCTGGATAGGACGACTGGAATATTCTGGTTGGGTCCAGATAAGCAG AATGGAGCTTGTGAAACACTCTGGTGGATGCCACTGTGGAGCTGTTAGATTTGAAGTCTGGAGTTCCCCTGACCTTCATGTATTTCACTGCAA TGTCTGCacgaaaaaacaaaaccaccatTTCATCGTCCCGAAGAGTCGCTTTACTCTCTTACAG GGAGTTGACAATCTGACGACCTATACCTTCCAGACTCATGTTGCTAAACACACCTTCTGTAAAACCTGTGGAGTTCAAAGTTTCTACACACCACGATCCAATCCTGATGGATATG GCGTTGCTCCACACTGTCTGGATCCAGGAACTGTGCGCAGCATCATTGTGGAGAAGTTTTGCGGGGAGAAGTGGGAAGAAAGCATGCAAGCTCACAAGAGCATCAAAGACATGTCTAAACCTGAAGGGGACATGCTGTAA
- the cenpv gene encoding centromere protein V isoform X2: MCFFTSAVLCPSPCWKQLSAISTSFRKTTHKEELGLAHTLYALISWIGRLEYSGWVQISRMELVKHSGGCHCGAVRFEVWSSPDLHVFHCNCSVCTKKQNHHFIVPKSRFTLLQGVDNLTTYTFQTHVAKHTFCKTCGVQSFYTPRSNPDGYGVAPHCLDPGTVRSIIVEKFCGEKWEESMQAHKSIKDMSKPEGDML, encoded by the exons ATGTGTTTCTTCACGTCAGCTGTACTTTGCCCTTCCCCTTGCTGGAAGCAATTATCAGCTATCTCAACGAGTTTCAGGAAAACAACACATAAAGAAGAACTAGGCCTAGCCCATACACT GTATGCTCTGATTTCCTGGATAGGACGACTGGAATATTCTGGTTGGGTCCAGATAAGCAG AATGGAGCTTGTGAAACACTCTGGTGGATGCCACTGTGGAGCTGTTAGATTTGAAGTCTGGAGTTCCCCTGACCTTCATGTATTTCACTGCAA TTGTAGTGTCTGCacgaaaaaacaaaaccaccatTTCATCGTCCCGAAGAGTCGCTTTACTCTCTTACAG GGAGTTGACAATCTGACGACCTATACCTTCCAGACTCATGTTGCTAAACACACCTTCTGTAAAACCTGTGGAGTTCAAAGTTTCTACACACCACGATCCAATCCTGATGGATATG GCGTTGCTCCACACTGTCTGGATCCAGGAACTGTGCGCAGCATCATTGTGGAGAAGTTTTGCGGGGAGAAGTGGGAAGAAAGCATGCAAGCTCACAAGAGCATCAAAGACATGTCTAAACCTGAAGGGGACATGCTGTAA
- the cenpv gene encoding centromere protein V isoform X9, whose amino-acid sequence MELVKHSGGCHCGAVRFEVWSSPDLHVFHCNFSSCSVCTKKQNHHFIVPKSRFTLLQGVDNLTTYTFQTHVAKHTFCKTCGVQSFYTPRSNPDGYGVAPHCLDPGTVRSIIVEKFCGEKWEESMQAHKSIKDMSKPEGDML is encoded by the exons ATGGAGCTTGTGAAACACTCTGGTGGATGCCACTGTGGAGCTGTTAGATTTGAAGTCTGGAGTTCCCCTGACCTTCATGTATTTCACTGCAA TTTCTCTAGTTGTAGTGTCTGCacgaaaaaacaaaaccaccatTTCATCGTCCCGAAGAGTCGCTTTACTCTCTTACAG GGAGTTGACAATCTGACGACCTATACCTTCCAGACTCATGTTGCTAAACACACCTTCTGTAAAACCTGTGGAGTTCAAAGTTTCTACACACCACGATCCAATCCTGATGGATATG GCGTTGCTCCACACTGTCTGGATCCAGGAACTGTGCGCAGCATCATTGTGGAGAAGTTTTGCGGGGAGAAGTGGGAAGAAAGCATGCAAGCTCACAAGAGCATCAAAGACATGTCTAAACCTGAAGGGGACATGCTGTAA
- the cenpv gene encoding centromere protein V isoform X4, whose product MCFFTSAVLCPSPCWKQLSAISTSFRKTTHKEELGLAHTLMELVKHSGGCHCGAVRFEVWSSPDLHVFHCNFSSCSVCTKKQNHHFIVPKSRFTLLQGVDNLTTYTFQTHVAKHTFCKTCGVQSFYTPRSNPDGYGVAPHCLDPGTVRSIIVEKFCGEKWEESMQAHKSIKDMSKPEGDML is encoded by the exons ATGTGTTTCTTCACGTCAGCTGTACTTTGCCCTTCCCCTTGCTGGAAGCAATTATCAGCTATCTCAACGAGTTTCAGGAAAACAACACATAAAGAAGAACTAGGCCTAGCCCATACACT AATGGAGCTTGTGAAACACTCTGGTGGATGCCACTGTGGAGCTGTTAGATTTGAAGTCTGGAGTTCCCCTGACCTTCATGTATTTCACTGCAA TTTCTCTAGTTGTAGTGTCTGCacgaaaaaacaaaaccaccatTTCATCGTCCCGAAGAGTCGCTTTACTCTCTTACAG GGAGTTGACAATCTGACGACCTATACCTTCCAGACTCATGTTGCTAAACACACCTTCTGTAAAACCTGTGGAGTTCAAAGTTTCTACACACCACGATCCAATCCTGATGGATATG GCGTTGCTCCACACTGTCTGGATCCAGGAACTGTGCGCAGCATCATTGTGGAGAAGTTTTGCGGGGAGAAGTGGGAAGAAAGCATGCAAGCTCACAAGAGCATCAAAGACATGTCTAAACCTGAAGGGGACATGCTGTAA
- the cenpv gene encoding centromere protein V isoform X1 translates to MCFFTSAVLCPSPCWKQLSAISTSFRKTTHKEELGLAHTLYALISWIGRLEYSGWVQISRMELVKHSGGCHCGAVRFEVWSSPDLHVFHCNFSSCSVCTKKQNHHFIVPKSRFTLLQGVDNLTTYTFQTHVAKHTFCKTCGVQSFYTPRSNPDGYGVAPHCLDPGTVRSIIVEKFCGEKWEESMQAHKSIKDMSKPEGDML, encoded by the exons ATGTGTTTCTTCACGTCAGCTGTACTTTGCCCTTCCCCTTGCTGGAAGCAATTATCAGCTATCTCAACGAGTTTCAGGAAAACAACACATAAAGAAGAACTAGGCCTAGCCCATACACT GTATGCTCTGATTTCCTGGATAGGACGACTGGAATATTCTGGTTGGGTCCAGATAAGCAG AATGGAGCTTGTGAAACACTCTGGTGGATGCCACTGTGGAGCTGTTAGATTTGAAGTCTGGAGTTCCCCTGACCTTCATGTATTTCACTGCAA TTTCTCTAGTTGTAGTGTCTGCacgaaaaaacaaaaccaccatTTCATCGTCCCGAAGAGTCGCTTTACTCTCTTACAG GGAGTTGACAATCTGACGACCTATACCTTCCAGACTCATGTTGCTAAACACACCTTCTGTAAAACCTGTGGAGTTCAAAGTTTCTACACACCACGATCCAATCCTGATGGATATG GCGTTGCTCCACACTGTCTGGATCCAGGAACTGTGCGCAGCATCATTGTGGAGAAGTTTTGCGGGGAGAAGTGGGAAGAAAGCATGCAAGCTCACAAGAGCATCAAAGACATGTCTAAACCTGAAGGGGACATGCTGTAA
- the cenpv gene encoding centromere protein V isoform X8 has protein sequence MYLKMELVKHSGGCHCGAVRFEVWSSPDLHVFHCNCSVCTKKQNHHFIVPKSRFTLLQGVDNLTTYTFQTHVAKHTFCKTCGVQSFYTPRSNPDGYGVAPHCLDPGTVRSIIVEKFCGEKWEESMQAHKSIKDMSKPEGDML, from the exons ATGTACCTAAA AATGGAGCTTGTGAAACACTCTGGTGGATGCCACTGTGGAGCTGTTAGATTTGAAGTCTGGAGTTCCCCTGACCTTCATGTATTTCACTGCAA TTGTAGTGTCTGCacgaaaaaacaaaaccaccatTTCATCGTCCCGAAGAGTCGCTTTACTCTCTTACAG GGAGTTGACAATCTGACGACCTATACCTTCCAGACTCATGTTGCTAAACACACCTTCTGTAAAACCTGTGGAGTTCAAAGTTTCTACACACCACGATCCAATCCTGATGGATATG GCGTTGCTCCACACTGTCTGGATCCAGGAACTGTGCGCAGCATCATTGTGGAGAAGTTTTGCGGGGAGAAGTGGGAAGAAAGCATGCAAGCTCACAAGAGCATCAAAGACATGTCTAAACCTGAAGGGGACATGCTGTAA